A segment of the Amycolatopsis thermophila genome:
TTCGCCCATTCGATCTCGCCGGCCAGATCCCGCAGGATCTCGGCGTCGCTGCTGATCCGCGACCGCTGGGCGGCCTGGGCGACCAGCCGCAGCTTGCCGTCGAGCAGGTCCCACATCCGGTCGCCCACCACGCGCGGCCAGAAGTACCGCAGCTGGCGGCGGGCGGCCGCGTGGAACGTCAGGGCCTGGGCGCCCTCGACCCCCAGCGCGCGCAACCGCGTCCGCATCTCACCCGCCGCGCGCGCGGTGAACGTGACCGCGAGCACCTGACCTGCGGAAACGTGCCCGGACGCGATCAGGTGGGCGATGCGGTGGGTGATGGTGCGCGTCTTGCCGGTGCCCGCGCCGGCGAGGACGCAGACCGGCCCGCGCGGGGCTGCGGCGGCGGCACGCTGCTCAGGGTCCAGCCCGTCCAACAGGCCCGTCGGGGACTTGGTCACAGGTGCGCTAGCCACCCCGGCATCCTCGCAGAGGGGACCGACAGGACCGCGCCGCCCTGCCCGGCCGTATCCTGGTTCATATGGCGGGAAAGCAGGACAAAGAGGCTGCCAAGCAGGCCAAGGCGGAACGGCGCGCCGCGAGCAAGGCCCGGCGCGGCCAGATCTGGGAAGCGTTCAAGATGCAGCGCCGCGACGACAAGGCGCTGCTGCCCTGGATGATCGGCGCGTTCCTGGTCGTGGCCGCGATCTTCGTCGTGGCCGGGCTGCTGCTGAACATGCTGGTGGTCCTGCTGCCGCTGGGCATCGTCCTGGGCGCGCTGGCGGCGGTGATCATCTTCGGCCGCCGGGTGCAGCGCAACGTGTTCGCGAAGGCCGACGGTCAGCCCGGGGCCGCGGGGTGGGCGCTGGACAACCTGCGCGGTCGCTGGAAGGTGACCCAGACGGTGGCCGCGACCACGCAGCTGGACGCCGTGCACCGCGTGCTCGGCGGGCCTGGCGTGGTGCTCGTCGGCGAGGGCGCCCCGCACCGGGTGCGGAACCTGCTCTCGCAGGAGAAGAAGCGGGTGGCCCGCCTGGTCGGCGACACCCCGATCTACGAGGTCGTGGTCGGCAACGAGGAGGGCCAGGTCCCGCTGCGCCGCCTGTCGAGCCACATGATGAAGCTGCCGCGCAACCTGCGCCCGGCCCAGGTCGACGCGCTGGAGGCCAAGCTCGCGGCCCTGGGCAACCGCGGTGGTGCGGCGCTGCCGAAGGGCCCGATGCCGCAGGGCGCGAAGATGCGCAGCGTGCAGCGCGTCATGAAGCGCCGCTGACAGACCGGAAAAAAACGGCCCCGACCGCTCGGTCGGGGCCGTTTTTCGGTTCAGCGCATTCGGATGACCACGGTTCCGGTGACCCGGTCGAGCCAGCTTCGGCCGTCCGCGTTGCGGATGGCCGCGGGAATGATCACGAAAGTGAGCGCGGCGCGCACGATCGCGCGGGGCACACCGACCATCTGGGCGCCGTCCAGCCGGGCGACCCGGATTCCGGTCACCGCCATTCCCGCGGTGAATCCGAAGAACGAGACCGGGATCACCGTGACGATCGCCCACACCGCGACCGACCACAGGTTGTAGGACTGCATCGCGGCCGTGTTCTGCAGGTCTGGCCGGATGAACAGTGAGGTCAGCAGGGACGCGACGACCAGGTCGACGAGCAGCCCGACCAGACGCGCGCCGCCGCCTGCCACCGAGCCGACACCCTGCTCGGGAAGCCCCAGTCGTTCCCCTCGCCAGCCCGGGGGCTCCTCGGCCCCGGCGGGCCGAGGGCCGGACAGCCACTCACCGGTCCATCTCGCCACCCGTCCAGGGTATGCCGGTGGCGAACACCACTCCTGCCCTGGTGTGCTGGGACGTATCGCCCCACCCGTTAACATCCGCGAAACATACGGGTGACGGTCGGGCAACACCGCACTCTTAGCGTGAGCCGAAGAGAGTACTGCCACCGGCAATGCGTATGAAGGAGTTACAGAGGGTGTCCACTACTCCAGACGATATCCAGCGTCTCATCACAGATGAGAACGTGCAGTTCGTTGACGTTCGGTTCTGTGATCTGCCGGGTGTGATGCAGCACTTCACCGTCCCCGCCAAGGCCTTCGACGCCGACGCGTTCGAAGAGGGCCTGGCTTTCGACGGCTCCTCGGTGCGCGGCTTCCAGTCGATCCACGAGTCGGACATGCTGCTGCTCCCCGACCCCGAGACGGCGCGGATCGACCCGTTCCGCAAGGAGAAGACCCTCTCCATCAACTTCTTCGTGCACGACCCGTTCACCCGTGAGGCGTACAGCCGCGACCCGCGCAACATCGCGCGCAAGGCCGAGCAGTACATCGCCGAGTCGGGCGTGGCCGACACCGTGTTCTTCGGCCCCGAGGCCGAGTTCTACGTGTTCGACTCGGTCCGCTTCAACTCCGCCGAGAACGGCTCCTTCCACGAGATCGACTCGGTCGAGGGCTGGTGGAACACCGGCCGCGAAGAAGAGGGCGGCAACCGCGGTTACAAGACCCGTTTCAAGGGCGGCTACTTCCCCGTCCCGCCGGTCGACCACTTCGCCGACCTGCGTGACGAGATCAGCCAGAAGCTGACCAACTCCGGTTTCGAGCTCGAGCGCGCGCACCACGAGGTCGGCACCGCCGGCCAGGCCGAGATCAACTACAAGTTCAACACGCTGCTGCACGCCGCGGACGACCTGCAGCTGTTCAAGTACATCGTGAAGAACACGGCGTGGAACGCGGGCAAGACCGCGACCTTCATGCCGAAGCCGCTGTTCGGTGACAACGGTTCCGGGATGCACTGCCACCAGTCGCTGTGGAAGGACGGCCAGCCGCTGTTCTACGACGAGTCCGGTTACGCCGGCCTGTCGGACATGGCCCGCCACTACATCGGCGGCATCCTGGCCCACGCGCCGTCGCTGCTGGCCTTCACCAACCCGACGGTGAACTCCTACCACCGGCTGGTGCCGGGCTTCGAGGCGCCGGTCAGCCTGGTGTACTCGCAGCGCAACCGCTCGGCCTGCGTCCGCATCCCGATCACCGGCAGCAACGCCAAGGCCAAGCGCATCGAGTTCCGCTGCCCGGACTCGTCCGGCAACCCGTACCTGGCGTTCGCCGCGATGATGATGGCCGGCCTGGACGGCATCAAGAACAAGATCGAGCCGCCGGAGCCGATCGACAAGGACCTCTACGAGCTTCCGCCCGAGGAGGCCAAGGACGTCAAGCAGGTCCCGGCCACGCTGGACGAGGTGCTGAACAACCTCGAGGCCGACCACGACTTCCTCACCGAGGGCGGCGTGTTCACCCCCGACGTCATCGAGACCTGGATCTCGCTGAAGCGCGAGACCGAGATCGACCCGCTGCGGCTGCGTCCGCACCCGTACGAGTTCGCGCTGTACTACGACGTGTGATCCGGACCGGATAGGAACACCCTGAGCGCGCCGGCGGCGAGGAGCGGAAAACGCCCTCGCCGCCGGCGTTCTTGTTCCTCCTGCCGGTAGCCCCGCTTGTCCAGAACGCCCCGTGGGCCAGCTCGCCGCCGGGCGCGCGACGTCCCGGCCGCGGTGGAAGGAGAAGCCACCGCGGCAGGGGCGCCGAGGGCTGTCATCGCCGCCACCCCGGCTCGTGGTGTCTCATCACGGGCGCAGCATGATTGCCAGTGGCCGCGGGTTATTCGGCCCCGAAGACCGACAGGTCGACACCGGCGCGCTCGAACCGGCCGCGCGGGTCCTCCACCAGCTTGCGGCGCTCCAGGTCCATCAGGCCCAGCGTGCTGGTGATCTCGGCGGACAGGGTGCCGTCGGCCTTGTAGACGTTGTTGACCATGTGGAAGGTCTTGCCCGTGCCGAACTTCGCCTCGCAGATCACGTGGACGGTCTCGCCGGCGCGGATCTCCCGGCGGAACACGATGTGCGACTCCAGCAGCACCGGCGCCACGTTCTCCTCACGCAGCTTGCCGCCACCGGCCCGCTCCATCGCCTCGATGCGCGCGACCTCACCGTAGGAGTGGTAGACGGCGTGGTTGAGGTGGCCGAGCGTGTCCAGCTCGTAGTGCCTGACCTTGATCTCCACCCGGAACGGCTCGCGCTGAGTCACCGATTCACTGTAAAACGCCGTTCCACGCCAGACGGCGCCTCGGGCGTGGGAGATTCGCCACGTCGTCAGGCCTCGTAGAAGAGCCGTTCGACCACGGCGTGCGCCCGCCGGGTGGTGCGGCGGTAGGAGTCGAGGAACTCGCCGGGGTCGTCGTCGGCGCTCTGGCCCAGGATCCGGGCCACCGCCGCCAGAGCCCGGCCGGACCCGGGCACCTGGTCCACCGCCTTGCCGCGGACCAGCATCGCGGCGTTGCGGACCCGGGTCGCGAGCAGCCACGCCTCGGTGAGCGACGCGGTGTCGTCCGGTTCGGCCAGACCCGCCTCCGCCATCGCGGCCAGCGCCCCCGGCGTCGACGTGGTCCGCAAGTCCGGGACCTCGAAGGCGTGCCGGAGCTGGAAGAGCTGCACGGTCCACTCGACGTCCGCCAGCCCGCCGCGGCCCAGCTTCGTGTGCAGGGTCGGGTCGGCGCCCCGCGGCATCCGCTCGGTGTCCACCCGCGCCTTCATGCGCCGCACCTCCCGCGCCCGGCCGGCGTCGAGGCCGCCGTCGGGGTAGCGGATCGGGTCGATCATCTCGATGAACCGCTCGCCCAGCTCCTCGTCGCCGGCGACGAACCGGGCGCGGAGCAGGGCCTGCGTCTCCCACACCTCGCCCCAGCGGGCGTAGTACGCGCGGTAGGAGTCGAGCGTGCGCACCAGGGGCCCACCGCGCCCCTCCGGGCGCAGGTCGGCGTCCACCTGCAACGGCGGGTCGGCGCTCGGCGCGCCGAGCATCTTCCGCACCATCTCGGCGACCGACGACGCGTACCGCACCGCGTCCCCGTCCGCGACGCCCTCGGCCGGCTCGCAGACGAACAGCACGTCGGCGTCCGACCCGTACCCCAGCTCAGCGCCACCGAGGCGGCCCATGCCGATGACGGCCAGCTTCGCCGCCTCGCCGCCCAGTTCGGCGGTGCGCTTGCGGATCGCCGCGGACAGCGCGCTCTGCAACACCGCCACCCACACCGACGACAGCGCCTCACACACGTCGCGCACGTCCAGCAGGCCCAACAGGTCCGCCGCCGCGACCCGGAGGATCTCGTGACGCCGCAACGACCGGGCCGCCGCCACCGCGGCGTTGAGACCCGGCTGCCTGCGGACGGTCGCGCGCAGGGATTTCGCGACCTCGGCGGGCGCGCGACCGGTGAGCCGCGCGGGATCGCCGAGAAGCTGCAGCACCTCGGGTGCACGCACGAGCAGGTCCGGCACCAGCTTCGAGGTGCCGAGCAGGAACGCGAGCCGCTCGACGACCGCGCCCTCGTCCCGCAGCACCCGCAGGTACCAGGGGGTGTCCTCCAGCGCCTCGGACACCTTGCGGTAGGCCAGCAGGCCGCCGTCCGGGTCCGGGGTGTCGGCGAGCAGGTCGAGCAGCACGGGCAGCAGCGCCTTCTGGATGGAGGCACGGCGGGACACCCCGGCGGTGAGGGCGCGGATGTGCTGCAGCGCGCCGTCCGGCGCCGCGTAGCCGAGGGCCGCCAGCCGTTGCGCGGCCTGCTTCGTGGTCAGCCGGAGGTCCTCTGTGGACACATTCGCCACCGACTGCAGCAGCGGGCGGTAGAACAGCTTCTCGTGCAGCCGCCGGATGCGCTGGATGTGGCGACGGAACTCGACGAGGAGGATGTCCCCCTCACCGCGGCCCATCTCCGGGCGGATCCCGATCGCGCGGCCGAGCACCCGCAGTTCCGCCGCGTCGCCGGCGTCGGGGAACAGGTGCGTGCGGCGGAGGCGCCGCAGCTGGAGCCGGTGCTCGACGGTGCGCAGGAACTCGTAGGAGGTCGTCAGCTCGGTGGCGTCGCTGCGGCCGACGTACCCACCCGCACCGAGCGCCGCCAGCGCCTCGACGGTCGAGGGTGAGCGGAGGCTGGGGTCCGCGCGGCCGTGGACGAGTTGCAGCAACTGGACCGCGAACTCGACATCCCGCAGGCCGCCACGGCCCAGCTTCAGCTCGCGCTCGGCCAGTTCGGACGGAACGTGTCCCTCCACGCGTCGGCGCATCTGCTGGACGTCGGCGACGAAGTTCTCCCGCTCGGCGGCCGCCCACACCATCGACGCGACCATCTCGGCGTACTGGCTGCCCAGTTCCGCGTCGCCGGCCACCGGGCGCGCCTTGAGCAGGGCCTGGAACTCCCAGGTCCGCGCCCACTTCTCGTAGTAGGCGGTGTGGCCCTCGAGGGTACGGACAAGGGCGCCGGCCTTGCCCTCCGGACGCAGGGCGGCGTCGACCTCGAAGCAGGCCTTGCCGACGACCCGCATCATCGTGCTGGCCAGGCGGGTGGCGAGCTGCAGGTCGCCCTCGCCGACGAAGATGACGTCCACGTCGCTGACGTAGTTGAGTTCGTGCCCGCCGCACTTGCCCATCGCGATCACGGCCAGGCGGGTGTCGCCGAGTCCCTTGGGCGCCTGCTCGGCCCGGGCGATCTCGAGGCCGGTGATGAGCGCGGCTTCGGCGAGGACGGTGAGCTGCTGGGCCACCGCGGCGTAGCGGGGAGCGTCGAGACTGCCCTCGACGAGGTGGCCCAGGTCCGTGCCCGCGATCTCCAGGAGGAGACCGCGGTAGGCGGCGCGCAGGGCGGTCTCGGCAGCCGGCCCGGTGCGGACGGTGTCGCCGTCGCGGACGGCGTCGAGCATGATCCGCGCGTAGCAATCGGCCTCGGTGCACTCGTCGGTCGCGAGGCGTTTCCACTCGCCCGGGTGACCGACGAGGAAGTCGCCGAGCGCGCTGGACGTACCGAGGACGGCGACGAGCCGGCCGCGGAGGATCTTGTTGTCCCGCAGCGCGCCGGCGAGTTCCGGCCAGCCCGGTTCGTCGGTCTCGCGGATGCGGTCGAGGCTGCGCAGCGCCAGGTCGGGATCGGCGCTCCGGGACAGGGCGACGAGGATGTCGAGGGCAGCCCGTTCGGGCCCGGTGTCGGTCCACCACCCCGCGGCTCGGAGTTGCTCCTCGGCCCGGTCGTCGGTGAAGCCGTATCGCGCCGGGGACGCGGCTCCTCGTGACTGCTCTGCCATCAGCGTCCACCGTAGCCGGGTTGGGCGGGGAGTTGTCGATCAAGTGAGGGGAAGGGACGGCGGCGGGGCGCTCTCCAGGGCGCCGTCGGCCAGCCGGACGAACCTGGTGACGAAGGGCCGCCAGGTCTCCTCGATGTCGGCGTGGTTGCGGTCGAGGGTTTCGGTGTCGAAGACCCTGGGCGGCCGGGTGGCGGCGATGTCGGGGGCCTCGTCCGCCCAGGCCTGGACGACCTGGGTGGTGGTTTCGATGTGGAACTGGATGCCGTAGGCGCTGCGGTGCAGGCGGAAGGCCTGGTTGGCGTACTTGGGGTTGGATGCGAGCAGGACGGCGCCGTTCGGAAGTCTTGTGATGACGTCGGTGTGGAAGTGCATGACGTCCTGCATGAGCGGCAGGTCGGCGAACAGGGGATCGCTCCAGGCCGCGTCCTTCTTCGCGACGAGCGCGGCCCCGACTTCGGGCCCGTCCGCGCCGCGCTCGACCCGGCCGCCGGTCGCGTCGGCGAGGAGCTGAGCGCCGAGGCAGATGGCGAGGGTGGGGACGTTGGTGCGTGCCGCGGTGGCGAGGACCGCGCGGACGTCCGCGAGCCAGGGGTGGATGGCGTCGTCGGCGGCGCTCATGCCGCCGCCCAGGCAGACGAGGCCCTGGTAGCCGTCGAGGGTGGCGGGGATCGGGTCGTCCGGGAGGCGCCGGAGGTCGAGTTCGGCGCCGGCGCCGGTGAGCCAGTCGCCGAGGGGCCCGACCGGGTCGGTGGGGTCGGGTTGCAGGACCAGGAGGCGCGTCGTCATGACGCCAGGATAAGGGCATGAAAAAGGCCCAGGGGCTTGGGAGAACAAGTGTTCTCGACCAAGCCCCTGGGTTTTCTGTGAAGTTGTGTTCGGCGGTGTCCTACTCTCCCACACCCGCGAGGGTGCAGTACCATCGGCGCTGGCAGGCTTAGCTTCCGGGTTCGGAATGGGACCGGGCGTTTCCCTACCGCCATGACCACCGAAACTCTCCGAAACAACACCAGAGTGTTCCAGACTGGTGTGGTGTCTCAGAGTTGCAGAGCGGATGCGTAGCAGCTTTGTGGGCAAGTCCTCGGCCTATTAGTACCAGTCCACTCAAAAACACATTACTGTGCGTCCATGTCTGGCCTATCAACCCAATCGTCTCTTGGGGGCCTTAACCCACAAAGGGGTGGGAGACCTCATCTAGGAACAGGCTTCCCGCTTAGATGCCTTCAGCGGTTATCCCTTCCGAACGTAGCTAACCAGCCATGCCACTGGCGTGACAACTGGCATACCAGAGGTTCGTCCGTCCCGGTCCTCTCGTACTAGGGACAGCCTTCCTCAAGTCTCCTACGCGCGCGGCGGATAGGGACCGAACTGTCTCACGACGTTCTAAACCCAGCTCGCGTGCCGCTTTAATGGGCGAACAGCCCAACCCTTGGGACCTACTCCGGCCCCAGGATGCGACGAGCCGACATCGAGGTGCCAAACCATGCCGTCGATATGGACTCTTGGGCAAGATCAGCCTGTTATCCCCGGGGTACCTTTTATCCGTTGAGCGACATCCCTTCCACCAGGAGATGCCGGATCACTAGTCCCTGCTTTCGCACCTGCTCGACCCGTCAGTCTCACAGTCAAGCTCCCTTGTGCACTTACACTCAACACCTGATTGCCAACCAGGCTGAGGGAACCTTTGGGCGCCTCCGTTACCTTTTAGGAGGCAACCGCCCCAGTTAAACTACCCACCAGGCACTGTCCCTGAACCCGATCAGGGCCCTAGGTTAGATTCCCAATCCGACCAGAGTGGTATTTCAACAACGACTCCACCCGAACTAGCGTCCAAGCTTCACAGTCTCCCACCTATCCTACACAAGCCGAACCGAAAACCAATACCAAGCTATAGTAAAGGTCCCGGGGTCTTTCCGTCCTGCCGCGCGTAACGAGCATCTTTACTCGTAGTGCAATTTCACCGGGCCTGTGGTTGAGACAGCCGGAAAGTCGTTACGCCATTCGTGCAGGTCGGAACTTACCCGACAAGGAATTTCGCTACCTTAGGATGGTTATAGTTACCACCGCCGTTTACTGGCGCTTAAATTCTCAGCTTCGCCCCCCGAAGAGAGCTAACCGGTCCTCTTAACGTTCCAGCACCGGGCAGGCGTCAGTCCATATACATCGTCTTACGACTTCGCATGGACCTGTGTTTTTAGTAAACAGTCGCTTTCCGCTGGTCTCTGCGGCCAACTCACCCTAGCCCGCACGGGGCTTCAAGTGCTTTGGCCCCCCTTCTCCCGAAGTTACGGGGGCATTTTGCCGAGTTCCTTAACCACAGTTCACCCGACCGCCTTAGTATTCTCTACCTGACCACCTGTGTCGGTTTGGGGTACGGGCCGCACATGTTCTCGCTAGAGGCTTTTCTCGGCAGCAGAGGATCACCCTACTTCGCCTCAACGGCTACGCATCACGTCTCAGACTCTATGAGCAGCGGATTTACCTACCACTCGTCCTACACGCTTACACCAGTACAACCACTCACTGGCGGAGCTACCTTCCTGCGTCACCCCATCGCTTGACTACTACACACTCAGGCCCCACGCTCACCACCATTGGCCCGAAGGCCGCCGGCAGCTCGGGTGGTTAGTATCATGCGCCTCGTCATGGGCGAACATACGCGGGTACGGGAATATCAACCCGTTGTCCATCGACTACGCCTGTCGGCCTCGCCTTAGGTCCCGACTTACCCTGGGCAGATTAACTTGACCCAGGAACCCTTGGTCATCCGGCGGCAGAGTTTCCCACTCTGCATTCGCTACTCATGCCTGCATTCTCACTCCCACACCCTCCACGACTCGCTTCCGCGGCCGCTTCTCTGGATGCAGGACGCTCCCCTACCCAACAACACCACTGCACACAACACTCAAAGCATTGCGCGGATGTATATGTGTCATTGACACGGCTTCGGCGGTGTACTTCAGCCCCGCTACATTATCGGCGCAGGACCACTTGACCAGTGAGCTATTACGCACTCTTTCAAGGATGGCTGCTTCTAAGCCAACCTCCTGGTTGTCTCGGCGACCCCACATCCTTTCCCACTAAGCACACACTTAGGGGCCTTAGCCGGTGTTCTGGGCTGTTTCCCTCTCGACGACGAAGCTTATCCCCCGCCGTCTCACTGCCGCACTCTCACGTGATGGTATTCGGAGTTTGGTTGACTTCGGTAACCCGGTAAGGCCCCTAGGCCATCCAGTAGCTCTACCCCCACCACGAAACATGCGACGCTGCACCTAAATGCATTTCGGGGAGAACCAGCTATCACGGAGTTTGATTGGCCTTTCACCCCTACCCACAACTCATCCCCCAGGTTTTCAACCCTGGTGGGTTCGGCCCTCCACGAGGTCTT
Coding sequences within it:
- a CDS encoding DUF4191 domain-containing protein; amino-acid sequence: MAGKQDKEAAKQAKAERRAASKARRGQIWEAFKMQRRDDKALLPWMIGAFLVVAAIFVVAGLLLNMLVVLLPLGIVLGALAAVIIFGRRVQRNVFAKADGQPGAAGWALDNLRGRWKVTQTVAATTQLDAVHRVLGGPGVVLVGEGAPHRVRNLLSQEKKRVARLVGDTPIYEVVVGNEEGQVPLRRLSSHMMKLPRNLRPAQVDALEAKLAALGNRGGAALPKGPMPQGAKMRSVQRVMKRR
- a CDS encoding RDD family protein, coding for MARWTGEWLSGPRPAGAEEPPGWRGERLGLPEQGVGSVAGGGARLVGLLVDLVVASLLTSLFIRPDLQNTAAMQSYNLWSVAVWAIVTVIPVSFFGFTAGMAVTGIRVARLDGAQMVGVPRAIVRAALTFVIIPAAIRNADGRSWLDRVTGTVVIRMR
- the glnA gene encoding type I glutamate--ammonia ligase yields the protein MSTTPDDIQRLITDENVQFVDVRFCDLPGVMQHFTVPAKAFDADAFEEGLAFDGSSVRGFQSIHESDMLLLPDPETARIDPFRKEKTLSINFFVHDPFTREAYSRDPRNIARKAEQYIAESGVADTVFFGPEAEFYVFDSVRFNSAENGSFHEIDSVEGWWNTGREEEGGNRGYKTRFKGGYFPVPPVDHFADLRDEISQKLTNSGFELERAHHEVGTAGQAEINYKFNTLLHAADDLQLFKYIVKNTAWNAGKTATFMPKPLFGDNGSGMHCHQSLWKDGQPLFYDESGYAGLSDMARHYIGGILAHAPSLLAFTNPTVNSYHRLVPGFEAPVSLVYSQRNRSACVRIPITGSNAKAKRIEFRCPDSSGNPYLAFAAMMMAGLDGIKNKIEPPEPIDKDLYELPPEEAKDVKQVPATLDEVLNNLEADHDFLTEGGVFTPDVIETWISLKRETEIDPLRLRPHPYEFALYYDV
- a CDS encoding acyl-CoA thioesterase, with product MTQREPFRVEIKVRHYELDTLGHLNHAVYHSYGEVARIEAMERAGGGKLREENVAPVLLESHIVFRREIRAGETVHVICEAKFGTGKTFHMVNNVYKADGTLSAEITSTLGLMDLERRKLVEDPRGRFERAGVDLSVFGAE
- a CDS encoding bifunctional [glutamine synthetase] adenylyltransferase/[glutamine synthetase]-adenylyl-L-tyrosine phosphorylase encodes the protein MAEQSRGAASPARYGFTDDRAEEQLRAAGWWTDTGPERAALDILVALSRSADPDLALRSLDRIRETDEPGWPELAGALRDNKILRGRLVAVLGTSSALGDFLVGHPGEWKRLATDECTEADCYARIMLDAVRDGDTVRTGPAAETALRAAYRGLLLEIAGTDLGHLVEGSLDAPRYAAVAQQLTVLAEAALITGLEIARAEQAPKGLGDTRLAVIAMGKCGGHELNYVSDVDVIFVGEGDLQLATRLASTMMRVVGKACFEVDAALRPEGKAGALVRTLEGHTAYYEKWARTWEFQALLKARPVAGDAELGSQYAEMVASMVWAAAERENFVADVQQMRRRVEGHVPSELAERELKLGRGGLRDVEFAVQLLQLVHGRADPSLRSPSTVEALAALGAGGYVGRSDATELTTSYEFLRTVEHRLQLRRLRRTHLFPDAGDAAELRVLGRAIGIRPEMGRGEGDILLVEFRRHIQRIRRLHEKLFYRPLLQSVANVSTEDLRLTTKQAAQRLAALGYAAPDGALQHIRALTAGVSRRASIQKALLPVLLDLLADTPDPDGGLLAYRKVSEALEDTPWYLRVLRDEGAVVERLAFLLGTSKLVPDLLVRAPEVLQLLGDPARLTGRAPAEVAKSLRATVRRQPGLNAAVAAARSLRRHEILRVAAADLLGLLDVRDVCEALSSVWVAVLQSALSAAIRKRTAELGGEAAKLAVIGMGRLGGAELGYGSDADVLFVCEPAEGVADGDAVRYASSVAEMVRKMLGAPSADPPLQVDADLRPEGRGGPLVRTLDSYRAYYARWGEVWETQALLRARFVAGDEELGERFIEMIDPIRYPDGGLDAGRAREVRRMKARVDTERMPRGADPTLHTKLGRGGLADVEWTVQLFQLRHAFEVPDLRTTSTPGALAAMAEAGLAEPDDTASLTEAWLLATRVRNAAMLVRGKAVDQVPGSGRALAAVARILGQSADDDPGEFLDSYRRTTRRAHAVVERLFYEA
- a CDS encoding type 1 glutamine amidotransferase — its product is MTTRLLVLQPDPTDPVGPLGDWLTGAGAELDLRRLPDDPIPATLDGYQGLVCLGGGMSAADDAIHPWLADVRAVLATAARTNVPTLAICLGAQLLADATGGRVERGADGPEVGAALVAKKDAAWSDPLFADLPLMQDVMHFHTDVITRLPNGAVLLASNPKYANQAFRLHRSAYGIQFHIETTTQVVQAWADEAPDIAATRPPRVFDTETLDRNHADIEETWRPFVTRFVRLADGALESAPPPSLPLT